The DNA segment TGCTTCCCGTCGGATCCGCCAAGGTTCTACGACATCCCGTACGGGATGTTCGACCCAGCCGAGCACGAACGACTCGCTGTCGACGCCGGCTTGCGCGACGCGAAGGTCGAAAAAGTTCAATGCCGGGGCGCCGAGCTGGACCCGTTTGAAATCGCCACAGGAGCGATCCGCGGCGGCCCCTTCGTACTGGAAATCGAACAGCGCGGCGCGGACGTGGACAAGATAATCGAGTCGACGGCCGGCCGCTTACGGCAACGGTTTGGCGACGTTCCGTTCGCCGCACAATTGACCGCGCTTGTGTGTTCGGCGAAGAAGTAATCCGCTTCGCGTTAGCCGCCGGCCATGGCTCCTATGACCAAAAACGGTTCGGCGCCTTTTGCCACCGCGTCGGGCAGCGGCGCGTCCGGCGACTCGTGAGACAGATCTTCCTGACACGCGAAGAACCGCACGAATGCGCGCCGCTCTTTGGTGACGTGGTCGCGGATCGTGCCACGCAGCATTGGAAAGCTGTCCTCGAGCGCGTCGAGCACCGATCGCTGCGAAATCTCGCCCTCGACGTCGAGCTTTACCTCGCCGTCGACCTGCGCCAGCGTCCGCAGATGCGCGGGAAGCCCGACGCGGATCACTGCAACGTCTGAACTTCGACGGAGAGAACCGGCGGTAGATCGCGCACGATGGGATTCCAACTGTCGCCCGAATCGGCCGACGCGTACACCTGACCGCCGGTGGTGCCGAAATAGACCCCGCTCGAATCGAGCGTGTCGACAGACATCGCATCGCGCAAGACATTGACGTAGCAGTTCTCTTGCGGAAGGCCTTTCGTCAGCGCCTCCCATTCGTTTCCGCCGGTCCGGCTTCGGTACACGCGCAGCTTTCCTTCGGGCGGATAATGCTCCGAGTCGCTCTTGATAGGAACGACGTAGATCGTATCGGGCTCGTGCGGGTGCACGTCGATCGGGAATCCGAAATCGGTCGGCAGATTGCCGCCGATGTCGATCCACGATTCGCCGGCGTCATCGCTGCGCATGACGTCCCAATGCTTTTGCATGAACAACACGTCGGGACGTGAGCGGTGCATCGCGATGCGGTGAACGCAATGGCCGACCTCAGCCTCCGGATCGGGAATGCTCTCCGACTTCAAGCCGCGGTTGATGGGGCGCCACGTTTCTCCCGCGTCGTCGGTGCGAAAAACGCCGGCCGCCGAGATGGCGATGAACATGCGGCCCGGATGGTGCGGATCCGCTATGATTGTATGGAGGCACATCCCGCCGGCGCCGGGCTGCCACTTGGGCCCTGACGGGTGCGTGCGCAATCCCGCGAGCTCGTGCCATTTCTTGCCGCCGTCGGTTGAACGGAACAATGCCGCGTCTTCAACGCCTGCGTACACCGTTTCCGGATCGGTCAGCGACGGTTCGAGATGCCAGACGCGTTTGAATTCCCATGGATGCGGTGTACCGTCGTACCATTGGTGCGTGCCCGTCACCCCGTCGTACACGAACTCGTTGCCCATCTGCTCCCAGTTCTTGCCGCCGTCGTTTGAGCGCTGGATCACCTGTCCGAACCAGCCGGACGTCTGCGATGCGTAGATTCGATCCGGATCGGCGGGCGATCCCTTGAGGTGGTAGATCTCCCAGCCGGCAAAATGCGGGCCGTCCACCTTCCACTGCTTACGCTTTGCATCCGATGTCAAGACGAACGCGCCCTTGCGTGTCCCGACCAGCACCCGTACGCTGCTCATACCTGCTCCTTTTTCAGCTAGGCGCGACTCTTTGCAGTACGAGCATTAGGTCCTCTTCGCGCACGGGAAACCTATCCACGCGCATGTTTCAGCATTTTTTCATGAATGGTGGGTAACGTGAGGCACCTTCCTATTTACCGATCGGAGCAGTTAAAAATGAGCAATCGTTTCGTTCCAAACGTCGCGGCGTTTCTCGCGGCGTTTTTTTCACTTTGTGCGCTGAACGGCGCTGTCCAGGCGTCAGCGGCGCCGTTTCCCCCGTTCGCGGCATTTCCAGGCGTCGTTCAGAACGGTATGATAACCACCATCGCGTCGACTGTCCCCAAAAACGGCGACATAAATCCGTACGGGATGGCGGTGGTTCCTGCGACGACCGGGTCGCTCGTCAAAGGCGACATCCTCGTCAGCAACTTCAACAACGCTAGCAATTTGCAGGGCACCGGAACGACGATTATGGAGATTTCGCCCGGTGGTCACGTCACCCAATTTGCAAAGATCGACCCGAACCATCTGCACGGGCAGTGCCCTGGAGGCGTTGGCCTGACCACCGCGTTGTTCGCGGCCCGCA comes from the Candidatus Eremiobacteraceae bacterium genome and includes:
- a CDS encoding MoaD/ThiS family protein, translating into MIRVGLPAHLRTLAQVDGEVKLDVEGEISQRSVLDALEDSFPMLRGTIRDHVTKERRAFVRFFACQEDLSHESPDAPLPDAVAKGAEPFLVIGAMAGG